A section of the Styela clava chromosome 9, kaStyClav1.hap1.2, whole genome shotgun sequence genome encodes:
- the LOC144427151 gene encoding uncharacterized protein LOC144427151 isoform X1 codes for MATGGRSDDKHQAMISNAPGSFNEFKTHLDVCRSSSDVSDVRSSASSTFSVRNARVKLELARLKARQEEELSALEDDLRKLQTRHALQAAETESKVWEMSDDEFLRWVTVDRIRHDNSVKSRDFPPKSQLIDNGRENTPRRLPTLPTHTADSSSANPVPPRLNHALHRRTVDLPKPEIAKFSGDPMEYYSFIRNFKAHVTDLVDDDNVRLSYLLQLCQGEAKNAIDHCSMMEPSRGYREAMRELKNEYGKDRVISRTCLGRLKRGPKLNFDDAKGMQAYARLMRKCGLVLGEISEYDNLNNFDNLLAIVKRLPPESQNAWDFKVATILETEDREASYNDLSKFVTEQANVSRSDFRFARRDRRQSNYYENSKAKGSAFAISASGSNWHCPCCNFSHELFNCKKFKVLSWYERYDVARRNQLCFKCLRRGHMFRQCTQNESCPIHDCQSITHEKLETLLVEVESILNSRPITPVIMDHSADEPLTPNHLLLVGSSPNVSPGVFTKRDCYVRQRWRQVQYLADEFWRRWIKEYLPTITQRSKWMKGRDNFKVDDMVLLVDESIPRGRWTVGRVINTFPDKHGLVRSVLVRTGTNVVRRPITKLCRFLEDQK; via the exons ATGGCAACCGGTGGTAGGTCGGATGACAAACATCAGGCAATGATTAGCAATGCTCCTGGCAgttttaatgaatttaaaacTCATCTAGATGTTTGCAGGAGTTCCAGTGACGTTAGCGACGTGCGTTCTTCAGCGTCATCGACTTTCTCCGTCCGGAATGCAAGAGTGAAGTTGGAGCTGGCACGCCTTAAGGCCCGTCAAGAAGAAGAACTCTCAGCTTTAGAAGACGACTTGCGTAAGCTTCAGACAAGACACGCTTTACAGGCTGCTGAAACAGAATCAAAGGTTTGGGAAATGAGCGATGACGAATTTTTGCGGTGGGTAACAGTAGATAGAATTAGGCACGACAATAGCGTGAAATCCCGTGATTTCCCACCTAAATCACAGCTCATTGATAACGGTCGTGAAAATACTCCACGGCGTTTGCCGACTTTGCCTACACACACAGCTGATAGTAGCTCAGCTAATCCTGTGCCTCCACGTTTGAACCATGCTTTACATCGCAGAACTGTCGATCTACCCAAAccagaaattgcaaaattttcaggtgATCCAATGGAATATTATTCCTTTATCCGCAACTTTAAGGCCCATGTTACAGATCTTGTAGATGATGATAACGTACGTCTGAGTTATTTGTTACAGCTGTGCCAGGGCGAAGCGAAAAATGCCATTGATCATTGCTCAATGATGGAACCGAGTCGCGGATATCGCGAAGCTATGAGAGAGCTGAAGAATGAATATGGTAAAGATCGTGTCATTTCCCGCACCTGTTTGGGCAGGTTGAAGCGTGGTCCGAAGTTGAACTTTGACGACGCGAAAGGTATGCAAGCGTATGCGCGACTGATGCGGAAATGTGGCTTAGTTCTTGGAGAAATCAGTGAGTACGACAATCttaataattttgacaatttgCTGGCCATTGTTAAACGATTGCCACCAGAGTCGCAAAACGCTTGGGATTTCAAAGTGGCAACAATTTTAGAAACGGAGGATCGTGAAGCTAGTTACAACGACCTCTCTAAATTTGTCACCGAGCAAGCTAATGTTTCAAGATCAGATTTTCGTTTTGCCCGAAGAGATAGAAGGCAATcaaattattatgaaaattcTAAGGCGAAAGGTAGTGCTTTTGCTATTTCTGCTAGTGGTTCAAATTGGCACTGCCCGTGTTGTAATTTCTCTCACGAATTATTCAACTGTAAGAAATTTAAAGTCCTTTCATGGTACGAACGATATGACGTGGCTAGACGGAATCAGTTGTGCTTCAAATGCTTAAGACGAGGGCATATGTTTAGACAGTGCACCCAGAATGAAAGTTGCCCCATTCACGATT GTCAATCGATTACTCATGAGAAGTTGGAGACACTACTAGTTGAAGTGGAATCGATACTGAATTCCAGACCGATAACTCCAGTGATAATGGACCACTCAGCTGATGAACCGTTGACGCCCAACCATCTACTACTTGTTGGTTCGTCACCAAATGTATCACCAGGTGTATTCACGAAGCGTGATTGCTACGTTCGACAGCGATGGCGCCAGGTACAATATCTGGCTGATGAATTCTGGCGTCGATGGATAAAAGAGTACCTGCCAACAATAACACAAAGGTCAAAATGGATGAAAGGACGTGATAACTTCAAAGTCGACGATATGGTTCTGCTAGTTGATGAATCGATTCCTCGCGGTCGATGGACTGTTGGAAGGGTTATAAATACCTTCCCAGACAAACATGGACTCGTCCGCTCAGTGTTGGTGAGAACCGGCACAAATGTTGTCAGACGACCCATTACTAAACTATGTCGATTTCTAGAAGACCAAAAATAG
- the LOC144427151 gene encoding uncharacterized protein LOC144427151 isoform X2, translating into MATGGRSDDKHQAMISNAPGSFNEFKTHLDVCRSSSDVSDVRSSASSTFSVRNARVKLELARLKARQEEELSALEDDLRKLQTRHALQAAETESKVWEMSDDEFLRWVTVDRIRHDNSVKSRDFPPKSQLIDNGRENTPRRLPTLPTHTADSSSANPVPPRLNHALHRRTVDLPKPEIAKFSGDPMEYYSFIRNFKAHVTDLVDDDNVRLSYLLQLCQGEAKNAIDHCSMMEPSRGYREAMRELKNEYGKDRVISRTCLGRLKRGPKLNFDDAKGMQAYARLMRKCGLVLGEISQSITHEKLETLLVEVESILNSRPITPVIMDHSADEPLTPNHLLLVGSSPNVSPGVFTKRDCYVRQRWRQVQYLADEFWRRWIKEYLPTITQRSKWMKGRDNFKVDDMVLLVDESIPRGRWTVGRVINTFPDKHGLVRSVLVRTGTNVVRRPITKLCRFLEDQK; encoded by the exons ATGGCAACCGGTGGTAGGTCGGATGACAAACATCAGGCAATGATTAGCAATGCTCCTGGCAgttttaatgaatttaaaacTCATCTAGATGTTTGCAGGAGTTCCAGTGACGTTAGCGACGTGCGTTCTTCAGCGTCATCGACTTTCTCCGTCCGGAATGCAAGAGTGAAGTTGGAGCTGGCACGCCTTAAGGCCCGTCAAGAAGAAGAACTCTCAGCTTTAGAAGACGACTTGCGTAAGCTTCAGACAAGACACGCTTTACAGGCTGCTGAAACAGAATCAAAGGTTTGGGAAATGAGCGATGACGAATTTTTGCGGTGGGTAACAGTAGATAGAATTAGGCACGACAATAGCGTGAAATCCCGTGATTTCCCACCTAAATCACAGCTCATTGATAACGGTCGTGAAAATACTCCACGGCGTTTGCCGACTTTGCCTACACACACAGCTGATAGTAGCTCAGCTAATCCTGTGCCTCCACGTTTGAACCATGCTTTACATCGCAGAACTGTCGATCTACCCAAAccagaaattgcaaaattttcaggtgATCCAATGGAATATTATTCCTTTATCCGCAACTTTAAGGCCCATGTTACAGATCTTGTAGATGATGATAACGTACGTCTGAGTTATTTGTTACAGCTGTGCCAGGGCGAAGCGAAAAATGCCATTGATCATTGCTCAATGATGGAACCGAGTCGCGGATATCGCGAAGCTATGAGAGAGCTGAAGAATGAATATGGTAAAGATCGTGTCATTTCCCGCACCTGTTTGGGCAGGTTGAAGCGTGGTCCGAAGTTGAACTTTGACGACGCGAAAGGTATGCAAGCGTATGCGCGACTGATGCGGAAATGTGGCTTAGTTCTTGGAGAAATCA GTCAATCGATTACTCATGAGAAGTTGGAGACACTACTAGTTGAAGTGGAATCGATACTGAATTCCAGACCGATAACTCCAGTGATAATGGACCACTCAGCTGATGAACCGTTGACGCCCAACCATCTACTACTTGTTGGTTCGTCACCAAATGTATCACCAGGTGTATTCACGAAGCGTGATTGCTACGTTCGACAGCGATGGCGCCAGGTACAATATCTGGCTGATGAATTCTGGCGTCGATGGATAAAAGAGTACCTGCCAACAATAACACAAAGGTCAAAATGGATGAAAGGACGTGATAACTTCAAAGTCGACGATATGGTTCTGCTAGTTGATGAATCGATTCCTCGCGGTCGATGGACTGTTGGAAGGGTTATAAATACCTTCCCAGACAAACATGGACTCGTCCGCTCAGTGTTGGTGAGAACCGGCACAAATGTTGTCAGACGACCCATTACTAAACTATGTCGATTTCTAGAAGACCAAAAATAG
- the LOC120340227 gene encoding leukocyte elastase inhibitor-like isoform X1 has product MSTFSSICLALLSELLVSNVYGTANIYSDAVEKLTAANSKFAVDLYREIIAQPKTVNVVFSPVSVSAALAMVKLGTKKNSTKQIAEALHLKDVKALLINSAFGELNGLLFDKPKDNITLKGANGAFISKTASVLNDYKNALSVFGAKIGDLDFGDKASVSHINKWISQETGDLIPNMLNEDDLDATTALVLVNTLYFTGEWHSGFTPMHTDKRAFYVSHYRIINTAFMYQRGKFRFRYIESLSLQVLELPYVDQDISMYLFLPDNFDLASVEKNLNYENLTNWISNMDYETVDITLPKFKVEAGIELQKSLQNLGIKDIFSSGQADLSGISGDKSLFVDAIFHKGVLEVNHLGGLVEAEREEANRTPADKRIMFYADHPFIFLIKNMKSGVMYQLGAFKRPEGKEQNHDEL; this is encoded by the exons ATGTCCACGTTTTCGTCAATTTGTCTGGCTTTGTTGTCGGAATTGCTAGTTTCGAATGTCTACGGAACAGCTAACATATACAGTGATGCCGTGGAAAAGTTAACAGCTGCAAATTCGAAGTTCGCTGTGGATCTTTACAGGGAAATTATTGCACAACCCAAAACAGTAAATGTGGTATTCTCTCCAGTCAGCGTCTCAGCAG CTTTGGCAATGGTGAAGTTAGGAACGAAGAAAAATTCCACCAAACAAATTGCAGAAGCCCTTCATTTAAAAGATGTTAAAGCATTACTAATTAATTCAGCATTTGGTGAACTGAATGGACTTCTTTTTGACAAG CCTAAAGACAACATCACCCTGAAAGGTGCGAATGGAGCATTCATTTCAAAGACTGCCAGTGTGTTGAATGACTATAAAAATGCTCTCTCGGTGTTTGGAGCGAAAATTGGAGAT TTGGATTTTGGGGACAAGGCATCTGTATCTcacatcaataaatggatttcTCAAGAAACTGGCGACCTCATTCCAAATATGCTCAACGAAGACGATCTAGATGCGACAACTGCTTTGGTCCTTGTCAACACCCTTTATTTTACTGGTGAATGGCACTCTGGTTTTACACCAATGCACACTGATAAAAGAGCATTTTATGTGTCGCATTACAGAATCATCAATACTGCATTCATGTATCAAAGAG GAAAGTTTCGTTTTCGGTATATTGAATCATTGAGTCTTCAGGTTTTGGAATTGCCTTACGTTGACCAAGATATCAGCATGTACCTTTTCCTGCCAGACAATTTTGATCTTGCATCTGTTGAGAAGAACTTAAACTATGAGAACCTTACCAATTGGATTTCCAACATGGACTACGAAACTGTTGAT ATCACATTACCAAAATTTAAAGTGGAGGCTGGCATTGAACTTCAAAAATCATTGCAAAACCTGGGAATCAAAGATATATTTTCATCCGGCCAAGCTGACCTATCTGGAATAAGTGGTGACAAATCACTCTTCGTTGATGCCATTTTTCACAAAGGTGTACTAGAG GTGAATCATCTAGGGGGATTGGTTGAGGCGGAGCGTGAGGAAGCCAACCGTACACCTGCTGACAAAAGAATTATGTTTTATGCGGATCATCCTTTCATCTTCCTGATCAAAAACATGAAAAGTGGTGTCATGTATCAGCTTGGAGCATTCAAACGTCCAGAAGGCAAGGAACAAAATCATGATGAGCTATGA
- the LOC120340227 gene encoding leukocyte elastase inhibitor-like isoform X2: MSTFSSICLALLSELLVSNVYGTANIYSDAVEKLTAANSKFAVDLYREIIAQPKTVNVVFSPVSVSAALAMVKLGTKKNSTKQIAEALHLKDVKALLINSAFGELNGLLFDKPKDNITLKGANGAFISKTASVLNDYKNALSVFGAKIGDLDFGDKASVSHINKWISQETGDLIPNMLNEDDLDATTALVLVNTLYFTGEWHSGFTPMHTDKRAFYVSHYRIINTAFMYQRGKFRFRYIESLSLQVLELPYVDQDISMYLFLPDNFDLASVEKNLNYENLTNWISNMDYETVDITLPKFKVEAGIELQKSLQNLGIKDIFSSGQADLSGISGDKSLFVDAIFHKGVLEVTEEGSTAAAATTVRIMARSIDLAIRFFC, translated from the exons ATGTCCACGTTTTCGTCAATTTGTCTGGCTTTGTTGTCGGAATTGCTAGTTTCGAATGTCTACGGAACAGCTAACATATACAGTGATGCCGTGGAAAAGTTAACAGCTGCAAATTCGAAGTTCGCTGTGGATCTTTACAGGGAAATTATTGCACAACCCAAAACAGTAAATGTGGTATTCTCTCCAGTCAGCGTCTCAGCAG CTTTGGCAATGGTGAAGTTAGGAACGAAGAAAAATTCCACCAAACAAATTGCAGAAGCCCTTCATTTAAAAGATGTTAAAGCATTACTAATTAATTCAGCATTTGGTGAACTGAATGGACTTCTTTTTGACAAG CCTAAAGACAACATCACCCTGAAAGGTGCGAATGGAGCATTCATTTCAAAGACTGCCAGTGTGTTGAATGACTATAAAAATGCTCTCTCGGTGTTTGGAGCGAAAATTGGAGAT TTGGATTTTGGGGACAAGGCATCTGTATCTcacatcaataaatggatttcTCAAGAAACTGGCGACCTCATTCCAAATATGCTCAACGAAGACGATCTAGATGCGACAACTGCTTTGGTCCTTGTCAACACCCTTTATTTTACTGGTGAATGGCACTCTGGTTTTACACCAATGCACACTGATAAAAGAGCATTTTATGTGTCGCATTACAGAATCATCAATACTGCATTCATGTATCAAAGAG GAAAGTTTCGTTTTCGGTATATTGAATCATTGAGTCTTCAGGTTTTGGAATTGCCTTACGTTGACCAAGATATCAGCATGTACCTTTTCCTGCCAGACAATTTTGATCTTGCATCTGTTGAGAAGAACTTAAACTATGAGAACCTTACCAATTGGATTTCCAACATGGACTACGAAACTGTTGAT ATCACATTACCAAAATTTAAAGTGGAGGCTGGCATTGAACTTCAAAAATCATTGCAAAACCTGGGAATCAAAGATATATTTTCATCCGGCCAAGCTGACCTATCTGGAATAAGTGGTGACAAATCACTCTTCGTTGATGCCATTTTTCACAAAGGTGTACTAGAG GTTACTGAAGAGGGCAGCACGGCGGCCGCGGCCACCACTGTCCGGATTATGGCACGCTCAATTGATCTCGCAATCCGATTTTTTTGCTGA
- the LOC120340233 gene encoding uncharacterized protein LOC120340233 has translation MKKIKRKKLHECGICGKSFGQISHLRDHRTTHTGERPHKCEICGKGFTQNSHLRNHLRLHFPDKPQNQQKCEVCGKVLGDVRSKTIHMRQHTGERPYKCEECGKGFSDNSTLRKHMNQHANKFVCEICERSFGCKSHLSYHILTHTNEKQFICTVCDKLFARKENLKLHMRRHTDEYQFKCEICGVIKVQQSELNSHMRTHTGEKPFVCKLCGRAFSQRGSRNTHMKTVHSSKKPYACEICGKRFAVQVYVNAHIKQSHLKSKRAKTDKVEQEPTNHMYSEPTVIACKIDQNAKLQAPHIIEIKEELHSEYDHSLKISHEIELQNQQKCEVCGKVLGDVKSKIIHMRQHTGERPYKCGKGFCDNSSLRKHLNRHTNKFVCEICGRSFGCKSHLYHHMFTHTKEKRFGCTICDKLFARKQNLNIHMRRFTNEYQFKCEICGAIKVQQCELHLHMRTHTGEKPFICKLCGRTFSQQHSLNTHLHTIHSNKKPYACEICGKRFAVEVYVNDHIKRMHAKCETISNADIVGLKQTDHVYSESTVISHKFDQNKKISQHKSQGPRVIEIKEELHSGFDHE, from the exons atgaaaaaaattaaacgaaaaaaGTTGCACGAATGCGGCATTTGTGGTAAAAGTTTTGGACAGATTAGTCATCTCAGGGACCATCGAACGACACACACTGGAGAACGACCTCATAAGTGTGAAATTTGTGGCAAGGGATTTACACAGAACAGTCATTTGAGAAACCATCTGCGTTTGCACTTTCCGGATAAACCACAAAATCAACAGAAATGTGAAGTTTGTGGGAAGGTACTCGGAGATGTGCGGAGTAAGACTATTCATATGAGACAACATACAGGGGAAAGACCATATAAATGTGAAGAGTGTGGAAAAGGCTTTAGCGATAATAGTACTTTGAGAAAGCATATGAATCAACATGCAAATAAATTTGTGTGTGAAATCTGTGAACGGTCCTTCGGCTGCAAATCTCACCTTTCCTATCATATTCTCACTCATACAAACGAAAAGCAATTTATTTGCACTGTATGCGATAAATTATTCGCACGCAAAGAGAATTTGAAGTTGCATATGAGAAGGCATACTGATGAATATCAATTCAAATGTGAAATATGTGGTGTCATCAAGGTGCAACAATCTGAGCTGAATAGTCATATGCGCACCCACACGGGTGAAAAACCGTTTGTATGTAAATTATGTGGGAGGGCATTTAGTCAACGAGGTAGTCGGAATACTCATATGAAGACAGTGCACTCCAGCAAAAAGCCTTATGcatgtgaaatatgtggaaaaagaTTTGCCGTACAAGTTTATGTCAATGCTCACATAAAACAGAGCCATTTAAAAAGCAAGCGCGCAAAGACAGACAAAGTTGAACAGGAGCCAACTAATCATATGTATTCGGAACCCACCGTTATTGCCTGTAAGATTGATCAAAACGCTAAATTACAAGCACCCCATATAATTGAAATCAAAGAAGAATTACATTCAGAATATGATCAT TCGCTTAAAATCTCACATGAGATTGAGTTGCAAAATCAACAGAAATGCGAAGTTTGCGGGAAAGTACTTGGCGATGTGAAGAGTAAGATTATTCACATGAGACAACACACAGGGGAAAGACCATACAAATGTGGGAAAGGATTTTGCGACAATAGCAGTTTGAGAAAACATTTGAATCGACATACAAATAAATTTGTGTGTGAAATCTGTGGACGGTCCTTCGGCTGCAAATCTCACCTTTATCACCATATGTTTACTCATACAAAAGAGAAGAGATTTGGATGCACAATTTGCGATAAATTATTTGCACGTAAACAGAATTTAAATATACATATGAGAAGATTTACCAATGAATATCAATTCAAATGTGAGATATGTGGTGCCATTAAGGTGCAACAATGCGAACTGCATTTACATATGCGTACACACACAGGTGAAAAACCGTTTATCTGTAAATTATGTGGAAGGACATTCAGTCAACAACATAGTCTGAACACTCATTTGCACACAATACACTCAAACAAAAAGCCTTATGCATGTGAGATATGTGGAAAAAGATTTGCTGTAGAAGTTTATGTCAACGACCACATAAAACGGATGCATGCGAAATGCGAAACTATTTCTAATGCAGACATAGTTGGGTTGAAACAAACTGATCACGTGTATTCGGAAAGCACCGTTATTTCTCACAAGTTTGatcaaaataaaaagatatcGCAGCATAAATCACAAGGACCTCGAGTAATTGAAATCAAAGAAGAGTTGCACTCGGGATTTGATCAcgaataa